The genomic stretch AGGCGTCACCTCGCACGCCAAGCACAAGAAGGTCCTGAAAGCCGCGAAAGGCTTCTACGGCCGCCGCAAGAACACCATCCGCATCGCCAAGCAGGCGGTGGAAAAGTCGATGCAGTACGCGTATCGCGACCGCAAGAACCGCAAGCGCTCGTTCCGCGCGCTGTGGATCCAGCGCATCAACGCCGCGACGCACGAGCATGGCCTGACCTATGGCCGCTTCATCGACGGGCTCAACAAGTCGGGCATCGAGATCGATCGCAAGATCCTGTCGGACATGGCCATCCATGAGCCGCAGGCTTTCGCAGCCCTGGTCGCCAAGGCCAAGGTCGCGCTCGAATATCTGAAGAACACCACGCCGAACGCTTTTGAAAGCGCTGTCGCCTA from Mesorhizobium sp. NZP2077 encodes the following:
- the rplT gene encoding 50S ribosomal protein L20, with the translated sequence MARVKRGVTSHAKHKKVLKAAKGFYGRRKNTIRIAKQAVEKSMQYAYRDRKNRKRSFRALWIQRINAATHEHGLTYGRFIDGLNKSGIEIDRKILSDMAIHEPQAFAALVAKAKVALEYLKNTTPNAFESAVA